One genomic region from Magallana gigas chromosome 3, xbMagGiga1.1, whole genome shotgun sequence encodes:
- the LOC105321862 gene encoding small ribosomal subunit protein uS17m: protein MPLRLNVAKEKFRVYKKLPKNILRQQGVEVKPPERPVRDIFAGTVMKRSVGTPETLKVRVLKLKLDTYITKYYYKRLDYWVLEKDLKVKIGDLVLIRLMDEAYSPRVKFEIYKYLHQLGEMICPVTGQGVRGLEYVDPARTDHIGNFPEKWQDNVMNNTMVQRMRLLELGRELETKEQELNNDDEDDDEDDDGETFV from the exons ATGCCTTTACGTTTGAATGTAGCAAAAGAAAAGTTTAGGGTATATAAAAAGCTTCCAAAAAACATTTTGAGACAGCAAGGTGTCGAGGTTAAACCACCGGAGAGGCCAGTGAGAGATATATTTGCCGGAACGGTGATGAAAAGAAGTGTGGGAACTCCCGAGACATTAAAAGTCAGGGTTTTAAAATTGAAGTTGGACACATATATTACAAAG TATTACTACAAAAGGCTGGATTATTGGGTGCTAGAAAAAGATCTTAAGGTAAAAATTGGAGACCTTGTTCTTATTCGGTTAATGGATGAAGCCTATTCCCCACGTGTGAAGTTTGAAATTTACAAGTACCTACATCAGCTTGGTGAAATGATCTGCCCAGTCACTGGACAGGGTGTTAGGGGACTAGAGTATGTTGACCCAGCAAGGACTGACCATATTGGAAATTTCCCAGAAAAATGGCAAGATAATGTGATGAACAACACCATGGTTCAAAGAATGCGTTTGTTGGAGCTTGGCAGAGAACTAGAAACCAAAGAACAGGAATTGAACAATGATGATGAGGAcgatgatgaagatgatgatggGGAAACTTT
- the LOC105329655 gene encoding GPI mannosyltransferase 1, with protein MALQWEIKTALVLALLIRTGVVLYGEWQDRNSIVKFTDVDYNVFTDAAEYMTQGVSPYNRSTYRYTPILAWMLQPNITISPLFGKVLFVLFDVLSGYLIYVMLMSEKTGQVRSLQCAFMWLLNPLPIVVSCRGNAESIMSFLVLLSLRLFQQNRIILGAFVYALSVHVKIYPLTYCVALYLYYSRNNEEGGQSLTLQWIQEKLRPSKENATLVGVSLFTFVILTGKCYQRYGWNFLQETYLYHIVRRDIRHNFSVYFYMLYLTAGSPYAGIIGLAAFLPQLILIVVCSLKFHKDPPMAFFLNTFIFVTFNKVCTSQYFLWYLCLLPLVLPSLTMSISKGITLIVAWLLGQGIWLMPAYYLEFEGMNTFFWIWCAGLLFFLINIVVIASILDSYVYTPWGRGIQKQE; from the exons ATGGCGTTGCAGTGGGAAATAAAGACTGCCCTGGTCCTGGCATTATTGATCAGGACAGGGGTGGTTTTATACGGAGAATGGCAAGACAGAAATTCCATTGTAAAGTTTACAGACGTGGATTACAATGTGTTCACAGACGCAGCAGAGTATATGACTCAG GGAGTTTCACCTTACAATAGATCCACATATCGATACACTCCAATTTTAGCATGGATGTTGCAGCCCAATATCACAATCTCGCCTCTATTTGGAAAGGTCTTATTTGTTCTGTTCGATGTTCTGAGTGGTTACCTCATCTATGTAATGTTGATGTCGGAGAAAACTGGCCAAGTCCGCTCTCTCCAATGTGCCTTCATGTGGCTGTTAAACCCTTTACCGATTGTCGTTTCATGCAGAGGAAATGCAGAGTCCATCATGTCATTTCTGGTACTACTCTCTCTAAGACTGTTCCAACAGAATCGGATCATTCTCGGAGCTTTTGTGTATGCACTCTCTGTCCATGTAAAGATATACCCTCTGACTTACTGCGTGGCACTGTATTTGTACTACAGCAGAAATAATGAGGAGGGTGGACAGAGTTTAACACTACAATGGATACAGGAGAAGTTACGGCCTTCTAAGGAGAATGCAACTTTGGTTGGGGTATCTTTGTTCACCTTTGTCATTTTAACAGGAAAATGTTATCAAAG ATATGGCTGGAACTTCCTACAAGAAACCTATCTCTACCACATCGTCCGGCGAGACATTCGACACAATTTCTCCGTCTACTTCTACATGCTGTACCTGACAGCTGGCTCCCCCTATGCGGGAATCATTGGCCTGGCAGCATTCCTACCTCAACTCATTCTGATTGTCGTCTGCTCCCTGAAGTTTCACAAAGATCCACCCATGGCTTTCTTTCTCAATACATTCATCTTTGTGACTTTCAACAAAGTTTGTACCTCTCAG taCTTTCTTTGGTACCTGTGTTTGCTGCCTTTAGTGTTGCCCAGTTTAACTATGTCCATTTCAAAAGGAATCACACTCATTGTAGCCTGGCTTCTTGGACAG GGAATTTGGCTGATGCCAGCATATTATCTGGAGTTTGAAGGGATGAACACTTTCTTCTGGATCTGGTGTGCAGGACTGCTGTTTTTTCTGATCAATATCGTAGTGATTGCATCTATTCTGGATAGCTATGTGTACACACCCTGGGGAAGAGGTATTCAGAAACAGGAATAA